The genomic DNA GATTATTATTGGCTGAGTGTACAGTTTTTATTATTTTTTATGAACAAATCTTAACTATGTTTATATTATGTTGAACGTATAGTGATTCAACGGAAAAGGTGAAAGACATGATTGAAATAATTGCCCTACTCTCAGTCGCGCTATACCTAATCAACAGTGTCTACTTAGCCAAAAAGCTAACCCCAAAAAGGCACTAAACCCGCCAACCAAAACACTTCTGAAATCAAAAAAAAGTTAACCATTAAACTCCACTTCAACTTCTACTTCTGAAAACATTTCCCGCTTAGCCTTACAAATCGGACAAATATACGGCGGATCCTCACGGAAAGCCACATACCCACATTGCTTGCAGTACCATAACTTCTTCTTAACCCCTATCGTTTCCTGTTTGGGTGCTTCAGGCTTTTCTTGCTCTGGTTGCGGTGTTGCAGGTGTCCCGTATGCTCTTGCCATTTTCTCTGGTGGTCTTCTTTCGGGGACTTCAGGTAAGTTTTTGCTTTCATAAACAGCCTTGCTAACGTAAAGTCGGCAATAGCATGCTCCGTATTGTGCTACGTCTGGGTCACGGTAGTCGCAGGGACAAATTATGTCTCGGTCAAACTCAAATTTTCCTGAAGCCAGCCTGCATGGGCACAGTGGGTAGCCGTATCGGTCTTCATTGGTTTTTAATCCTTCAAAAAACGCCTCTAAAAGTTCGAGATCAGGAGTCAAATAGTAACCGTTGGTTTTGGCGTCGGCTTCTGCTCGTTTGCGAACCGCATCAAGACTGGTCAAAGTTGTAGTTCCTCTTTTAGACGGTCTTTTCGGAAACCCGTAATCAAAACATTATCGTCGATAATTGTGGTTGGGTAGCTGAGACTTCCGCCTTTGCTTTGGATTGTCTGGTGGATTTTTTGCCTATCTCCATCGTCACAGAGGTCAACGTCCACGTATTCGTATTCGATGTTGTTGTCTTTGAGAAACTGCTTAGTCATCTTGCACCATACACAGGTACTAATAGCATAAAGGAAGACTTTGTGTTTACTGTTCTTTCCAGGCACTTTAGAAATATTCAAAACAAAGTCACCACTAAACCATTCTTCTGCATCAATATATCCTTTTATGCAAGCCTTCTTGGCGCTATCACACTGGTTTTAAGGCTCCAAAAGCATTTTGAATCACTTCTGGCAGGGCAGGATGAATATGCATTGCTCTGGCAATCGGACCAAAATCTCCACTACCAGTTACCATCGCATTAATTATTTCCTGAATCAACATTGAAGCTTCAGGACCAATAATGTGCGCACCCAAGATTTTTCCTGTTTCCCGCTCAACAATCACTTTAACAAATCCTTCTGGTTCCCCCATAGCAGCACCCATCGCAGTGTCTTTGTATTGTGCTACCCCGACGAGAATGCTGTATTTTTGGTCTTTAGCTTGCTGTTCTTTTAAGCCTACAGAAGCGATTTGTGGATGGGTGAAAACTGCATGTGGCACTGCAAAGTAATCCATTTTTGCTTTATGATCATGGTTTGCATTGTGCCAAGCTAATCCTGCCTCATAATTGGCTGCATGCTTGAACATGGCTTTGCCAATCGCATCGCCCAACGCCCAAATATTCTTTTTACCCGTTTCTAAGTACTCATCAACTTTTATGAAGCCCCGCTCATCCAATTGTAGCCCTGTTGTTTCAGGTTTCAAAATGTCCGTGTTGGGAACTCTTCCAGCTGCAACCATGATTATCTGTGCTAAAAATTCCTTTTGGCTCCCGTCCGCCAAGTTTTTGGCAACAACAATTTTTGAGGAACCCACCTCTTTTGCCTCCAACACGTCATATCCAGTGTAAATATCCATCTTCCTTGACACCTCTGCTTTTAGCAAATCTGAAATTTCAGGTTCCTCATTTTGCAAAAGCTTGTCGGCTCTTTGAAGCACAGTGACTTTTGTTCCCAATTCTGCAAAGAAATGTGCATACTCCATGCCCACATAGCCACCGCCAATAATTATGATACTTTCAGGTTGCTTTTGTAGGTCCAAAACGGTGTCGCTGGTGAGGTAGCCAACATTTTCTAATCCTTTTATTGGTGGAATTGCTACTCTTGCGCCTGAAACAATGAAAATTTTGTCTCCACTTATTTTTTCTGTGCCGACCTGCATGGTGTAGTCTGAGATGAACTCGCCTGTTTCTTTGAACCATTTAAGGTTAGGCGTGGCTTCAACTGCTCTGGCCTGCATTCCAGTATCGGTGTTAACCAGCGTGTGCATTCTTGTCATGATGTTGCCAAAATCAATAGAGTTCACAGATGCGTTTATGCCGATTTTTTGTGCAGCTTTAAGAGCAGCGATAACGTCGCTGGGGTAAATCAGCATTTTTGAGGGTACGCAACCCCTGTTTATGCATGTTCCGCCCATTGTGCTTTTTTCGACAAGTGCAACTTTTAAGCCCTGCTCAACTGCTTCAGAAACGATAAGCATTCCAGAACCTGAACCAACTACTATAATGTCAAAGTGCTCCAAGCTAAAAACCTCAAGAATAGTTAATCTGGTTAGGTGAAAATAAACTTTTCAGGCCTTAGGGATAGATGTGTGTAAAAGTAAATAAGTGAGTTGGAGATAGATTAAGAGCAATCTATGCTTGAGGGGTTAAATTGAAGAGAATCATCGCAGTATTGGCAATAATTGCGCTTTTAGGTGTTTTCATTTACCCAACAATGTTTACTTCAAACGTTTATGCACAAACCAGCTACCCAATCTCAACTGTTGGCCACACAGTTGAAATCATGTATTCAGGACACATAGCAATCACTGACATTATACGTTTTGGCAGTTCCAGTAGCAGCGTCAATAATACTTTGCCAAGCACGTTCACGATGGCTTTACCTGTTGAATTTGCCCAGCACTTACTTAAGGTCAGAGCCTTTACAAACGACCTTACCCTGCCAGTAACACAAAATGTGCCCATTGATGGCCACTCTGAACTCTACGGGTTCCGCATTGATTTAGCTGGTGCAGAAGGCGATAACTTTAGAATTGTATTCATCTTTGAAAATTCCCTAATAAGCCAAAATGAAACTACCTACACAATGAGTTATCCAGCGTACCCCATCTTTACCCAAGATGTTGGAGGTTTTGTCTCCTCTGAAATAGAACTGCCATCCAGCATAACTCCCACTAACATGACCATAATTAAAAGTGATGGTCAAGTAAATCAAACTACTTACAGGGTGTCCTCTTTGGCTGCTTTTACTAATATTCCAGCTACAGCAGAATTTTTCTTGACCTCTGGAAGTCTCCAGTTATCACAGGTGCCAACACTGACCCGTAAAGTTACAATTAATCCATCTGGTGTTTTAGATATAATTGATACCTATAAAATTGTTAACAACTCACCAGAATCAATAGCTACCTTCCAGTTGGGTGTGCCTCTTTCTGCTTCAAACATTATTGTTAAAGATGGGTCTGGTCGTGAATTATCCTTTAATAATCCTTCAATCTCTGGTTCATACCAACGGCTCAACGTTAGTTTACCTTCTCCGCTGGTCACTGGTCAATCCCTAAGTTTGACAGCTCAATATAACTCGCAAGAAGTTGCGGAGTCCGGGTCAATTTACCTCGTAACTGCAGAAGTCTTCCCCTACTTTGAATATTACGTTGACTTAGCAACAGTGTCTTTTTATCTTCCCACAGGTGCTCAGATACTTTCTCCCTTAGTTAATGAGGCAGATGAGGCAACATTAACAAACCAAGGTTACCAACAAATATTGACAATAACTATTCAAGGAGTAAGCTTTGAAGACCATAGTGTTCCAAACGACGGCATCATAAGCTACGGTGTAATCCCGCTGGTTTATGCCTATAATATCATCTGGTCATCTTTTGAAGCAACCTTTGTTGCTTTCATAGGTATCTCGATTGTAGTTATTATCGTGATTCTTTTAAGAAAACGTCAAGCTTCCGCTTCCGAGCGTTCCATGCAAAAAATTGCGCCTGAAAAGAAAACTGGCGAACACCCAACAGCAGGTCAAAAGTTACATGACAAAATTGACTCCTTAACCGATGCATACGAAGAAAAAACAACAATAACTGAAGAAATAAAAGCCTTAAACTATCGTGTCCAAAAAAACAAGATTCCACGAAGACAATATAAAACGCAACATCAGGCTCTTGAACACCGTCTTGAGAATCTTAACAAGAGAATCGAAAATATCAAAGGTATCCTGCGTAACTCAGGTTCTGACTATGCTACCTTAATGCGGCAACTTGACCGTGCTGATGAAAACTTGGCTGATTCTGAGGCAGATTTAACAAAACTTGAGGGTCAAAAGGCACGGGGCGAAATTTCTCTTGATACATACCGTGAATCCCAAAGTAAATATGAGAAAGAGAGGGATAAAGCACAAGGTACAATCAACGGAATCCTGCTTAGGTTACGTGAAAAAATGTACTAAAATACCTAAATCCTTTTATTTGTCAAATCTGCTTTCAATGAAACTTAATAGAGGTAAAATAAAATGGTAAAAATTGTTGTTGATGCGAAATGTACCGGATGCGAAACATGCGTTAACACCTGCCCAGTAGGTGTCTACGAAATGAAAGACGGTAAATCAGTGCCTACCAAAGAAAGCGAATGCCTAGTCTGCAGAGCATGCGAAGCTCAATGCCCTGAAGGCGCAATCCAGGTAATCGAATAAACAAAATTTCGCTTACAAAGACCGAAAGTAATCTCTCAACAATGAGAGGTCACTCCCTTCTTTTACTTTTAAAAAATTTACTTTTGAAATAACTCTTCTATGTATTGACTCACGGTTTTACCGTGCTTTTTAGCTATCCTCTTAACAGCATTATTTATGCCCGTGGAGTACTGCACTGCCTTCTTAGGCTTCTCCACCATCAACGTTGGCAAACCCAAATCCAAAGCTGCCCTACGCAAAAGAATTTTCCGCTCAGAATCCGCCACAGCATTAAACTTTAACTCACAAGGCAGACTCATGGCGAACCGTGCCAGCGCAAACTCTCCAAAAGGTACTCGCAGTTCTACATCGTGGTAGCCGCAGATTTTGAGGTCCCGCTCCAGATTGCTCTCGTGAATCCCAACTACATCATTGAACATGGTTTGTCTTACTTTGTCCTCGTTGTACTCGCAAAGCTCAGTGACGTAACGTTGGTAACCACCAAACAACTCATCCGCGCCCTGACCAGCCAGCATCACCTTAAACCCAGCTTCCGCGGCAGACTGCGCCGTCCAGAAAAATGGAACACCAATACTTGCCTTAACTGGGTCCGCTTCTTCGATTAGCTCCACAACATTGGGCAAAACTGCTTCAACATCAGACTCCTTAAACAAGCTGACTTGCAAAGGTAAATCCAATAACTCCGCCGCCTTGATTGCCTCCTCCGTTTCAGGCTGATTCTCCAAGCTCACATGAAACAATTGCACTTTAACCCCTAGCTTCTTAGCTAAAAAAGCCACTAAACTGCTGTCCAATCCCCCAGAAAAAGCCACAGCAACCTCACTTACGCCCTTAAGCCTGCTCTTAACTGACTGTTCAAGAAGGCTTTGCAGTTTTGCTGAGGCATTCTCAAGCGTTATCTGCTGCGGTGGCGTGTACGACAGCTTCTTTATGGGTCTGAATTGGATGCCTTCTTTGCTGATGACTGCCAAGTTTCCAGGCGGGAAAGAGATGGCGCGTTCGATACCCAGTTTCCAGAGTGCTCTGCGGTTTGACGCCAAAGCCACAACCTCACTGTTTTCGCCGTAGTATAGGGGTCTAACGCCAACTGGGTCTCGCGCCGCCAAAATCCAGTCCTTGTGCAGTAGGAAAAACGTGTAGTCGCCGTCAGCTTGCGCAATAAAATCCTGCAGTATTGCCTCGCAAAAAACCGTCTGCTTAGCCAGTGTTTCCAGCTCGTTTGCGTGTTCAAGAGGTGCATAAATTGTACCGTCAAAAACCATGGTTGAATCACTCAAAACCAAATATTTAACGCCGCTTAGGGCTTTAGTGTCTGAACCAGCCAACGCCGCCGCCACGGGTGCCTCTGTGGTTTGCCGTGTTATTTTCTGTGGTTCTTTTGCGGGCAAAACCAGCTTTAAGACCTTTGAGTTTTCTGGGTCTATTGTTTTGAGTGCGTTTATTACGGGTTCAACGGCGTCTTTTCCTTGCTTGTTTAGCAGGGCGATTGCGGATTTCACGGTTTTTTGCCTCAACTTACCGTATTGTATTGGTAAAACATTAATGTTTAATCTGCATAACGCTACTTGAGGAACACTCATTGCCAATCCTACCCATAGATACTGGAAGATATGGAACCCCCCAAATGCTCAAAATTTTCGATGAAGAAACCCGCACCCAAAAACTACTCGACGTAGAAGCTGCCCTAGCATACGCACACGCACAAGTCGGCAACATACCCAAGGCTGACGCGGAAGTTATAGCGGAGAAAGCCTCCACCCAATACGTCAAAGTTGAGCGGGTAAAAGCCATTGAGAAAGAAATCAAACACGACATCATGTCTCTTGTTCGTGCGTTAACTGAGCAGTGTGGTGAGAGTGGTGCGTATGTGCATTTTGGCGCAACCAGCTATGATATTGTGGATACGGCTAATGCTCTCCAGTTAAAAGACGCTATAGCTGTCCTTGAAAATCGCCTCACAGACTTCAAGGGTATTCTGCAAAAGCAGGCAGGTACATACAAGGACACAGTTATGATTGGCAGAACCCACGGACAACACGCCCTCCCCATCACGTTGGGCTTCAAATTTGCGGTCTGGGGCTACGAAGTAAACCGCCACCTGCAACGCCTCGATGAATGCAAAAAACGTGTAATCGCAGGCAAAATCAGCGGTGCCGTCGGCACACAAGCAGGTCTTGGCGAGCATGCTCCAGAGATACAGGCGCTTGTCATGAAGAGGCTTGGCATTAACGCAGCCGAAATTTCCACCCAAATCGTGCAGCGCGACCGTTACGCCGAACTAATTAGCATCTACGCCATGATTGCCACATCACTTGAGCACTTCGCCACTGAAATCCGAGAGCTCCAGCGCCCCGAAATCGCAGAACTCTTTGAATCCTTCGAGGCAAAAAAGCAGGTTGGCAGCTCGACTAT from Candidatus Bathyarchaeota archaeon includes the following:
- a CDS encoding ferredoxin:glutaredoxin reductase, producing the protein MTSLDAVRKRAEADAKTNGYYLTPDLELLEAFFEGLKTNEDRYGYPLCPCRLASGKFEFDRDIICPCDYRDPDVAQYGACYCRLYVSKAVYESKNLPEVPERRPPEKMARAYGTPATPQPEQEKPEAPKQETIGVKKKLWYCKQCGYVAFREDPPYICPICKAKREMFSEVEVEVEFNG
- a CDS encoding glutaredoxin family protein is translated as MPGKNSKHKVFLYAISTCVWCKMTKQFLKDNNIEYEYVDVDLCDDGDRQKIHQTIQSKGGSLSYPTTIIDDNVLITGFRKDRLKEELQL
- a CDS encoding dihydrolipoyl dehydrogenase — translated: MEHFDIIVVGSGSGMLIVSEAVEQGLKVALVEKSTMGGTCINRGCVPSKMLIYPSDVIAALKAAQKIGINASVNSIDFGNIMTRMHTLVNTDTGMQARAVEATPNLKWFKETGEFISDYTMQVGTEKISGDKIFIVSGARVAIPPIKGLENVGYLTSDTVLDLQKQPESIIIIGGGYVGMEYAHFFAELGTKVTVLQRADKLLQNEEPEISDLLKAEVSRKMDIYTGYDVLEAKEVGSSKIVVAKNLADGSQKEFLAQIIMVAAGRVPNTDILKPETTGLQLDERGFIKVDEYLETGKKNIWALGDAIGKAMFKHAANYEAGLAWHNANHDHKAKMDYFAVPHAVFTHPQIASVGLKEQQAKDQKYSILVGVAQYKDTAMGAAMGEPEGFVKVIVERETGKILGAHIIGPEASMLIQEIINAMVTGSGDFGPIARAMHIHPALPEVIQNAFGALKPV
- a CDS encoding 4Fe-4S binding protein; this translates as MVKIVVDAKCTGCETCVNTCPVGVYEMKDGKSVPTKESECLVCRACEAQCPEGAIQVIE
- a CDS encoding asparagine synthase-related protein, with the protein product MSVPQVALCRLNINVLPIQYGKLRQKTVKSAIALLNKQGKDAVEPVINALKTIDPENSKVLKLVLPAKEPQKITRQTTEAPVAAALAGSDTKALSGVKYLVLSDSTMVFDGTIYAPLEHANELETLAKQTVFCEAILQDFIAQADGDYTFFLLHKDWILAARDPVGVRPLYYGENSEVVALASNRRALWKLGIERAISFPPGNLAVISKEGIQFRPIKKLSYTPPQQITLENASAKLQSLLEQSVKSRLKGVSEVAVAFSGGLDSSLVAFLAKKLGVKVQLFHVSLENQPETEEAIKAAELLDLPLQVSLFKESDVEAVLPNVVELIEEADPVKASIGVPFFWTAQSAAEAGFKVMLAGQGADELFGGYQRYVTELCEYNEDKVRQTMFNDVVGIHESNLERDLKICGYHDVELRVPFGEFALARFAMSLPCELKFNAVADSERKILLRRAALDLGLPTLMVEKPKKAVQYSTGINNAVKRIAKKHGKTVSQYIEELFQK
- the purB gene encoding adenylosuccinate lyase, whose product is MPILPIDTGRYGTPQMLKIFDEETRTQKLLDVEAALAYAHAQVGNIPKADAEVIAEKASTQYVKVERVKAIEKEIKHDIMSLVRALTEQCGESGAYVHFGATSYDIVDTANALQLKDAIAVLENRLTDFKGILQKQAGTYKDTVMIGRTHGQHALPITLGFKFAVWGYEVNRHLQRLDECKKRVIAGKISGAVGTQAGLGEHAPEIQALVMKRLGINAAEISTQIVQRDRYAELISIYAMIATSLEHFATEIRELQRPEIAELFESFEAKKQVGSSTMPHKQNPEICERVCGLARIVRSLELPALEDMVTWHERDLTQSSTERFVLPESSILLDYILNLMVNIVANLRVDSQRMQANLSITEGRSMSESVMIALVKKGANRQETHELLRQLTIKSAVEKKPFKQTLMEDPVVSSKLSPKEIEAALDPKNYLGTAVAQAERFANSA